The nucleotide sequence TTTCTCCGTAGTAAGACCAACCAAGAATGGTCGAGAAGGCGAAGAAAATAAGCCCGATTGTTACGATATAGCTACCTGTTGATCCTAAGAAATATGCAAAGGATTCAGAAGTCAATGAAGCACCGTCAGCACCACCTGTGTGCATGCCAGCCATAACGATCGTGATACCTGTGATCGAACACACAACAATCGTATCGATGAAAACTTGTGTCATGGAAACGAGTGCTTGACGTCCTGGGTAATCTGTTCTAGCAGCTGCAGCCGCGATTGGAGCAGAACCTAGACCAGCTTCGTTTGAGAATACACCACGAGCAACACCCCATCGAATGACTGTACCAATTGCACCACCTGCGACACCTTCAGCCGTGAATGCATATGTGAAGATTTGTGCTACAGCTTCCGGAACAAGCTGGAAGTTTAAAATTAAGATGATTAATCCACCAAACACATAGAATACCGCCATGACAGGTACGAATAACGCCGTCACTTTACCAATACTCTTGATCCCGCCAATTATAACTAATAGAGCTAATACAGCTAGAATAATTCCAGTAACCCATACATTGACATTGAATGTTGAGCTCATAACGTCAGATACTGAGTTTGATTGAACCATGTTCCCGATCCCGAATGCTGCAACAGCACCAAAAATCGCGAATAGGACCCCTAACCATTTGGCGTTCAGTCCTTTTTCTAAGTAATACATCGGCCCACCAGACATATTGCCGTTTTTATCTTCTACACGATATTTGACGGCAAGAATAGCTTCGGCATACTTGGTCGCCATACCGAATACTGCGGTAACCCACATCCAAAATACAGCACCTGGACCACCAAGCACGACTGCTGTCGCTACCCCGGCAATGTTACCGGTACCAATGGTTGCGGCAAGCGCGGTTGTTAATGCCTGGTAGTGGGAAATGTCCCCTTTTTGATTTTTGTCCTTTGGAGATTTAGTGAATGAGAGCTTTAATGCGTAAGGTAATGTCTTAATCTGGAGAAATCCAAGGCGGAAAGTGAGATAAACCCCGGTTCCGACCAAGAGAATCAATAATACAGGACCCCACACAAAATCACTTGCAGCACCAAAAAAGTCCAGTAAGGTTTGGTTAAGCTTTTCCATCGTATTCCTCCTTTTTTGATATTATATGCTTGACTTACACTATAAATATTCAGAAAAATTTAAAAATTTGTCAAGTACTTTTGGATTTTTTTTGAAAAAAACGACCTAAAGTAGCAGAAGGGTACAGTTGAGGAAACTTTTATTTTAAGAAAAATATTTTTTAAAATGGGTAATCGGTAAATTTATTTACAAAACATCCAGATACTCGTTTATGATTTATATAGAAGGGAATATTTAATAAGAAA is from Halalkalibacillus sediminis and encodes:
- a CDS encoding alanine/glycine:cation symporter family protein, coding for MEKLNQTLLDFFGAASDFVWGPVLLILLVGTGVYLTFRLGFLQIKTLPYALKLSFTKSPKDKNQKGDISHYQALTTALAATIGTGNIAGVATAVVLGGPGAVFWMWVTAVFGMATKYAEAILAVKYRVEDKNGNMSGGPMYYLEKGLNAKWLGVLFAIFGAVAAFGIGNMVQSNSVSDVMSSTFNVNVWVTGIILAVLALLVIIGGIKSIGKVTALFVPVMAVFYVFGGLIILILNFQLVPEAVAQIFTYAFTAEGVAGGAIGTVIRWGVARGVFSNEAGLGSAPIAAAAARTDYPGRQALVSMTQVFIDTIVVCSITGITIVMAGMHTGGADGASLTSESFAYFLGSTGSYIVTIGLIFFAFSTILGWSYYGEKCFGYLTKDRGMIFYRVLFVAFVLFGAVVKLDVVWAFADVMNGLMAFPNLIGLLGLSGVVVAETKRFLKVANEERGKTSKA